A stretch of Gadus chalcogrammus isolate NIFS_2021 chromosome 9, NIFS_Gcha_1.0, whole genome shotgun sequence DNA encodes these proteins:
- the hdhd5 gene encoding haloacid dehalogenase-like hydrolase domain-containing 5, translated as MQRIQSFKLGWQLLNSEAKHISISPSSLRKYSHGPGSFGLLFDIDGVLVRGRTPIPGAKQCFRNLVDRKGRYKVPVVFVTNAGNCMRQTKAEQLSHLLEVEVSAEQVMLSHSPLRMFTQFHNMCVLVSGQGPIKEVAENLGFQNIITIDMLRDSCPLLDVVDHNRRPKGYVPKDKSLPQIDAVILFGEPIRWETNIQLIIDVLLTNGKPGNALGPLQYPHIPVLACNMDLLWMAEAKNPRFGHGMFLVCLESAYKKITGYDLQYEALIGKPSVVTYNYAELLVRKQAESLGWTGPVETLYAIGDNPMADIYGANLYNRYLQACQRARTRLQAQGPGKDGSREPKEAATSEEPPAMTSKELGGVSGMYGIEERLPESCRSVLVCTGVYSRDQQELPPDPDCTVTEQHVFHGHRDFRFDPSLTRPSFLVQDVREAVELVFQQEGCPLE; from the exons ATGCAAAGAATACAATCTTTCAAATTGGGTTGGCAACTTCTTAATTCAGAAGCAAAGCATATAAGCATTTCACCATCATCTCTTCGAAAGTACAGTCAT GGTCCTGGTTCCTTTGGTCTCCTCTTTGACATTGATGGGGTGCTAGTGAGGGGCAGAACCCCCATACCTGGAGCCAAGCAGTGCTTCAGGAACCTAGTGGACCGCAAAGGGAGGTACAAGGTGCCAGTGGTGTTTGTCACCAATGCCGGCAACTGTATGAGGCAAACTAAAGCTGAGCAACTGTCTCATCTTCTGGAAGTAGAG GTCTCAGCAGAGCAGGTCATGCTGTCCCACAGTCCTTTGCGAATGTTCACACAGTTCCAcaacatgtgtgtgcttgtgtccgGACAGGGTCCCATAAAAGAAGTGGCGGAGAA TTTGGGGTTTCAAAATATCATCACTATAGATATGCTGAGAGACTCATGTCCACTTTTGGATGTTGTGGACCACAATAGAAGGCCCAAAGGCTAT GTTCCAAAAGACAAAAGTCTACCTCAAATAGATG CGGTCATCCTGTTTGGTGAGCCAATCAGATGGGAGACCAACATCCAGCTCATCATCGATGTCCTTCTGACCAATGGGAAGCCGGGAAATGCCCTGGGTCCTCTGCAGTACCCTCACATCCCAGTCCTAGCCTGCAACATGGACCTCCTGTGGATGGCCGAGGCCAAAAACCCCAG GTTTGGCCACGGTATGTTCCTGGTATGCCTGGAAAGCGCATACAAGAAGATAACGGGGTATGACCTGCAGTACGAGGCTCTGATTGGTAAGCCCAGCGTGGTGACGTACAACTACGCTGAGCTGCTGGTCAGAAAGCAGGCAGAGAGTCTGGGCTGGACGGGGCCAGTGGAGACACTCTATGCTATTGG CGACAACCCAATGGCAGACATATACGGTGCCAACCTGTACAACCGATACCTCCAAGCCTGTCAAAGAGCCCGGACACGGCTTCAGGCCCAAGGCCCCGGGAAGGACGGCAGCCGCGAACCGAAGGAAGCGGCGACGTCCGAGGAACCCCCCGCGATGACCTCCAAGGAGCTGGGAGGCGTGTCCGGGATGTACGGGATAGAGGAGCGCCTCCCGGAGAGTTGCCGCTCCGTACTGGTGTGCACGGGCGTGTACAGCCGGGACCAGCAGGAGCTGCCCCCGGACCCGGACTGCACGGTCACGGAGCAGCACGTGTTCCACGGCCACAGGGACTTCCGCTTCGACCCCAGCCTCACACGGCCGTCTTTTCTGGTGCAGGACGTAAGGGAGGCGGTGGAGCTGGTGTTTCAGCAGGAGGGCTGCCCTCTAGAGTGA